One segment of Curtobacterium poinsettiae DNA contains the following:
- a CDS encoding disulfide bond formation protein B: protein MDGWRNPARWARTGRWLLLPIAVLDWVALAPQTIVVLAFLIAVVGLAGMAAALVVHMLRRSRGAMAGLGVVLLLGGLVVFGLDPFPGSFPLIESWWPESITQPQHVGSAYWQLAGLGIELAGFALLATLLVVALTGTPRPRQDRFRS from the coding sequence ATGGACGGATGGCGGAACCCTGCGCGCTGGGCACGGACGGGGCGGTGGCTGCTGCTGCCGATCGCGGTGCTGGACTGGGTCGCGCTCGCGCCGCAGACCATCGTGGTGCTGGCGTTCCTGATCGCCGTCGTGGGGCTCGCCGGCATGGCTGCGGCCCTCGTGGTGCACATGCTCCGACGGTCGCGCGGGGCGATGGCCGGCCTCGGGGTCGTGCTGCTGCTCGGTGGCCTCGTCGTGTTCGGCCTCGATCCGTTCCCGGGCTCGTTCCCGCTCATCGAGTCGTGGTGGCCGGAGTCGATCACACAGCCGCAGCACGTCGGCAGCGCGTACTGGCAGCTGGCCGGCCTGGGCATCGAGCTCGCCGGGTTCGCCTTGCTCGCCACGCTGCTCGTGGTCGCGCTGACCGGCACTCCGCGCCCGCGGCAGGACCGCTTCCGCTCCTGA
- a CDS encoding ABC transporter permease has translation MSAVAAAGPATGASTSWKGLLFQPIAILVVLAGFAVWLATADLTPTERTTLNPADILALTGQHLVLTLQSTVLVLVIGIPLGVVLTRGPLRRASPYVLAVANFGQAAPAVGLIVLLAAWLGLNSSSAVIALVLYAILPVLRNTMIGVQSVDDRLVEAGRGMGMSAFSVLMRVELPLAVPVMLSGIRTALVLLVGTASLATFVGAGGLGLLITTGVTLFLPKVLVAGALLVALLALSIDWLGRVVETVARPKGLR, from the coding sequence GTGAGCGCAGTCGCCGCTGCCGGTCCCGCCACCGGTGCGAGCACCTCGTGGAAGGGCCTGCTGTTCCAGCCGATCGCGATCCTGGTCGTCCTGGCCGGCTTCGCGGTGTGGCTCGCGACGGCGGACCTGACCCCGACGGAGCGCACGACGCTCAACCCGGCGGACATCCTGGCCCTGACCGGCCAGCACCTCGTGCTGACGCTGCAGTCGACGGTCCTGGTGCTCGTGATCGGCATCCCGCTGGGCGTCGTGCTCACCCGCGGGCCGCTGCGCCGGGCGAGCCCGTACGTGCTCGCCGTCGCGAACTTCGGGCAGGCGGCCCCGGCCGTCGGCCTCATCGTGCTGCTCGCCGCCTGGCTCGGCCTGAACAGCTCGTCCGCCGTGATCGCGCTCGTGCTCTACGCGATCCTACCGGTGCTCCGGAACACCATGATCGGCGTGCAGAGCGTCGACGACCGACTGGTCGAGGCCGGTCGCGGCATGGGCATGAGCGCCTTCAGCGTGCTGATGCGCGTCGAACTGCCACTCGCGGTGCCCGTGATGCTCTCGGGCATCCGGACCGCCCTCGTGCTGCTCGTCGGCACGGCGAGCCTGGCCACCTTCGTCGGTGCGGGCGGACTCGGGCTGCTCATCACGACGGGCGTGACGCTGTTCCTGCCGAAGGTGCTCGTCGCCGGGGCCCTGCTCGTCGCCCTGCTCGCCCTCTCCATCGACTGGCTCGGCCGCGTGGTCGAGACGGTCGCACGACCGAAGGGACTCCGATGA
- a CDS encoding ABC transporter ATP-binding protein — translation MSSTDSATTTAPDGDVTGRSILLDEVTKRYPGQSKPAVDGITLEIPAGKIVMLVGPSGCGKTTTLKMINRLIEPTQGRIVVGDDDVTGIDGDELRRRMGYVIQAGGLFPHMTVAANIAIVPKMLGWSKEKIAARVDELLDLVSLDPDTYRDRFPRELSGGQQQRVGVARALAADPPVLLMDEPFGAVDPITRQRLQDELLRIQEELHKTIVIVTHDFDEAVKLGDWIVIFTEGAHIVQYDTPERILAEPANEFVENFIGSGAGLKQLTLNRVRDVEVESAVTCSPGEEVKAVLQRMNEAGGHQHAVVVDHRQRPIGWPSRRQLERLDRIPDGVEPGLPVVGEAATLNDALDTMLVSSAGAALVTGRRDAFRGVITVETVMEAITRSRATAAGDQAYTPVGTNTNPIETMPSSPVSAMPTGEDL, via the coding sequence GTGTCCAGCACTGACTCCGCCACCACCACCGCGCCCGACGGGGACGTCACCGGGCGCAGCATCCTGCTCGACGAGGTCACCAAGCGGTACCCCGGGCAGTCGAAGCCCGCCGTCGACGGCATCACGCTCGAGATCCCGGCCGGCAAGATCGTCATGCTCGTCGGCCCGTCCGGCTGTGGCAAGACGACGACGCTCAAGATGATCAACCGCCTGATCGAACCCACCCAGGGCCGGATCGTCGTCGGCGACGACGACGTCACCGGCATCGACGGCGACGAACTCCGCCGCCGCATGGGCTACGTGATCCAGGCCGGCGGTCTCTTCCCGCACATGACGGTCGCGGCGAACATCGCGATCGTGCCGAAGATGCTCGGCTGGTCGAAGGAGAAGATCGCGGCGCGCGTCGACGAGCTGCTCGACCTGGTCTCGCTCGACCCCGACACCTACCGCGACCGGTTCCCCCGCGAACTCTCCGGTGGGCAGCAGCAGCGCGTCGGCGTGGCCCGTGCGCTCGCGGCGGACCCGCCCGTCCTGCTCATGGACGAGCCGTTCGGTGCGGTCGACCCGATCACCCGCCAGCGCCTGCAGGACGAGCTCCTGCGGATCCAGGAGGAACTGCACAAGACGATCGTCATCGTCACGCACGACTTCGACGAGGCCGTGAAGCTCGGCGACTGGATCGTCATCTTCACCGAGGGTGCGCACATCGTGCAGTACGACACCCCGGAGCGGATCCTGGCCGAGCCGGCGAACGAGTTCGTCGAGAACTTCATCGGCTCGGGCGCCGGGCTGAAGCAGCTCACACTGAACCGCGTGCGCGACGTCGAGGTCGAGTCGGCCGTGACGTGCTCGCCCGGCGAAGAGGTCAAGGCCGTGCTGCAGCGCATGAACGAGGCCGGCGGGCACCAGCACGCGGTCGTCGTCGACCACCGCCAGCGTCCGATCGGGTGGCCGTCCCGCCGCCAGCTCGAGCGCCTCGACCGCATCCCCGACGGCGTCGAGCCCGGCCTGCCCGTCGTGGGCGAGGCAGCGACCCTCAACGACGCGCTCGACACCATGCTCGTCTCGAGCGCCGGCGCCGCCCTCGTCACCGGCCGTCGTGACGCGTTCCGCGGGGTCATCACCGTCGAGACCGTGATGGAGGCGATCACCCGCTCCCGCGCGACCGCCGCCGGCGACCAGGCCTACACGCCGGTCGGCACGAACACGAACCCGATCGAGACCATGCCGTCGTCGCCGGTGTCGGCCATGCCCACCGGAGAAGACCTGTGA
- a CDS encoding PP2C family protein-serine/threonine phosphatase — protein sequence MTNHLDGADKRTAVIEALAILGSGPEERFDRITRMAHEAFDVPLTFLNLVHHDLVTTQSTFGWHQGSSVPASEQFCASTVLTPEPMVIPDASLDARFAGTAAVAEHGIRFYAGAPLTMVDGTRVGTLCIMDAVPRSFSDEDVALLRDLARWAERELGIAIDRGRVRRVLDGLVPDPVEIPGYDLDVVVAQHDDGGGDVADWRIAPDGGLHVTVGRVSAAGPASGLLAATVRGAVAARTGSAVSDAIVGLEAQVTADLSAADAVGSLFHLRLDPTSGHVDFGDAGHGLAVLVPADGPARVLHPLDLPLGLQPESIPRSPGALDLEPGDRLAICTQGVLTSDGLRHLDDLAALVRSAPDGATAVERVRTAVPTDAAVDVTLVVLTRH from the coding sequence GTGACCAACCATCTCGACGGTGCGGACAAGCGCACCGCGGTGATCGAGGCGCTCGCCATCTTGGGATCAGGACCCGAGGAGCGCTTCGACCGCATCACCCGCATGGCCCACGAGGCGTTCGACGTCCCGTTGACCTTCCTCAACCTCGTCCACCACGACCTCGTCACCACGCAGTCGACCTTCGGCTGGCACCAGGGATCGAGCGTCCCCGCCAGCGAGCAGTTCTGCGCGTCGACGGTGCTGACCCCGGAACCCATGGTGATCCCGGACGCGTCGCTCGACGCCCGGTTCGCCGGAACGGCGGCGGTGGCGGAGCACGGCATCCGGTTCTACGCGGGTGCACCGCTGACCATGGTCGACGGCACCCGTGTGGGCACCCTGTGCATCATGGACGCGGTTCCGCGGTCGTTCTCGGACGAGGACGTCGCCCTGCTGCGGGACCTGGCGCGGTGGGCGGAGCGGGAGCTCGGCATCGCCATCGACCGCGGGCGGGTGCGCCGGGTGCTCGACGGACTGGTGCCGGACCCGGTGGAGATCCCCGGGTACGACCTCGACGTGGTGGTCGCCCAGCACGACGACGGCGGGGGTGACGTCGCCGACTGGCGCATCGCCCCGGACGGCGGCCTGCACGTCACCGTCGGCCGCGTGAGCGCCGCCGGACCGGCGTCTGGCCTGCTCGCCGCGACGGTCCGGGGTGCCGTGGCGGCACGGACCGGTTCGGCCGTGTCGGACGCGATCGTCGGCCTGGAGGCGCAGGTCACCGCCGACCTGTCGGCTGCGGACGCCGTGGGCTCGCTCTTCCACCTGCGGCTCGACCCGACGTCGGGTCACGTCGACTTCGGCGACGCCGGGCACGGCCTCGCGGTGCTCGTCCCCGCCGACGGACCGGCTCGCGTCCTGCACCCGCTCGACCTGCCGCTCGGGCTGCAGCCGGAGTCGATCCCCCGGTCGCCCGGCGCGCTCGACCTGGAACCCGGCGACCGGCTGGCGATCTGCACGCAGGGGGTCCTGACGTCGGACGGGCTCCGGCACCTGGACGACCTCGCTGCGCTGGTGCGCTCCGCCCCGGACGGGGCCACGGCGGTCGAACGGGTGCGCACGGCGGTCCCCACGGACGCCGCGGTCGACGTCACGCTGGTGGTGCTCACGCGGCACTGA
- a CDS encoding ThuA domain-containing protein encodes MSAPTENRPLNIVVWNENVHEIRGDATVIGHYPDGMHTVIAEALRQQQPGADVSTATLQEPDHGITAERLATTDVLFWWGHAAHDEVSDAVVDLVVDAVHAGMGLVVLHSGHYSKPFKRLMGTTCSLKWRNDGERELVWTVAPEHPIAAGVPHPIVIDRQEMYGEYFDIPRPDEEVFLSTFAGGEVFRSGVAYRRGLGKVFYFSPGDQEYPVYHHPDIQRVLSNAAAWAAPVSERRALTADPHPRDWFLSDDGRRQAG; translated from the coding sequence ATGTCAGCGCCGACCGAGAACCGTCCCCTGAACATCGTCGTCTGGAACGAGAACGTGCACGAGATCCGCGGTGACGCGACGGTCATCGGGCACTACCCCGACGGCATGCACACCGTGATCGCCGAGGCGCTCCGGCAGCAGCAGCCCGGGGCCGACGTCTCCACCGCCACCCTGCAGGAACCCGACCACGGCATCACCGCCGAACGCCTGGCCACCACGGACGTGCTGTTCTGGTGGGGGCACGCCGCCCACGACGAGGTGAGCGACGCCGTCGTCGACCTGGTCGTCGACGCCGTGCACGCCGGCATGGGCCTGGTGGTGTTGCACTCCGGCCACTACTCCAAGCCGTTCAAGCGCCTGATGGGCACGACCTGCTCGCTGAAGTGGCGGAACGACGGCGAGCGCGAACTCGTCTGGACCGTCGCGCCCGAGCACCCGATCGCGGCCGGCGTGCCGCACCCGATCGTCATCGACCGGCAGGAGATGTACGGCGAGTACTTCGACATCCCCCGCCCCGACGAGGAGGTCTTCCTGTCGACCTTCGCGGGCGGCGAGGTCTTCCGCTCCGGCGTCGCGTACCGCCGGGGCCTCGGCAAGGTCTTCTACTTCTCGCCCGGCGACCAGGAGTACCCCGTCTACCACCACCCCGACATCCAGCGCGTGTTGTCCAATGCGGCGGCCTGGGCTGCCCCGGTGTCCGAGCGACGCGCCCTGACCGCCGACCCCCACCCGAGGGACTGGTTCCTGTCGGACGATGGGCGTAGACAGGCCGGGTGA
- a CDS encoding aminoglycoside phosphotransferase family protein: MPTPAAEVDVDVPLVRSLLRDQHPDLAGLPLEVVANGWDNVVLRLGDDLAVRVPRRELAARLVEHEQRWLPDIAARVGSVVPVPAPVRTGHPALGYPWSWSIVPWLPGTAIGERVAGVPVAEALAAFVGLLHVPAPDDAPANPFRAVPLASRSDAVLTRLDEHGVHRAGELATLWRTAAAVPAHAGPPVWVHGDLHPFNLLVDPSDGVDRLSAVIDFGDVTAGDPAVDLATAWLTLDRPGRHAFRAHVAASDTTWLRARGWAVALASALATADERAFRSVAQRSIDAVLDD; this comes from the coding sequence GTGCCCACACCCGCTGCCGAGGTCGACGTCGACGTCCCGCTCGTCCGGTCCCTGTTGCGCGACCAGCACCCCGACCTGGCCGGGCTCCCGCTCGAGGTCGTCGCGAACGGCTGGGACAACGTCGTGCTGCGCCTGGGCGACGACCTGGCCGTCCGGGTCCCCCGTCGGGAGCTGGCCGCACGCCTCGTCGAACACGAACAGCGCTGGTTGCCCGACATCGCCGCCCGGGTCGGATCGGTCGTCCCGGTGCCGGCTCCCGTCCGCACCGGGCACCCGGCCCTCGGGTACCCGTGGTCGTGGAGCATCGTGCCGTGGCTGCCCGGCACGGCGATCGGCGAACGGGTGGCCGGGGTCCCCGTCGCCGAGGCGCTCGCCGCGTTCGTCGGGCTCCTGCACGTCCCGGCCCCGGACGACGCCCCGGCGAACCCGTTCCGTGCGGTGCCGCTCGCGTCGCGGAGCGACGCCGTGCTGACGCGACTCGACGAGCACGGCGTGCACCGGGCCGGAGAGCTGGCCACGCTGTGGCGGACCGCAGCCGCCGTGCCCGCGCACGCCGGGCCTCCCGTCTGGGTGCACGGCGACCTGCACCCCTTCAACCTGCTCGTCGACCCGTCGGACGGTGTCGACCGCCTGTCGGCCGTGATCGACTTCGGGGACGTCACCGCGGGCGACCCCGCCGTCGACCTCGCCACCGCCTGGCTGACGCTGGACCGGCCGGGACGTCACGCGTTCCGGGCACACGTCGCAGCCTCGGACACCACCTGGCTGCGCGCCCGGGGGTGGGCGGTCGCGCTCGCGTCCGCGCTGGCGACCGCCGACGAACGCGCCTTCCGGAGCGTCGCGCAACGGAGCATCGACGCGGTGCTGGACGACTGA
- a CDS encoding ABC transporter permease encodes MNFLDLLRTAVANTFRSKLRTTLTVIAIFIGAFTITLTSAIGTGVSNYIDSQVSSIGDDGTLVVTKAVDSTSTDSGPAEYDPEASGQSVDRGPASFSYLSQSDVDAIEKTDGITSLRPAVALAPKYAEYGDHGKYVVSLTANAGELDADLASGKQLDDETDANQVMLPTDYLKNMGLGSASAAVGKELTIAVDDYHGKEHTLTATVVGVQNESLFGSGAGANAALTDAMQAAQEIGKPDSIATSYASATATLDSDASVATVKKSLADDGFLGQTIQDQLGQFQTVISGIVGVLNAFAVIALVAAGFGIINTLLMSVQERTREIGLMKAMGMGGGKVYTLFSLEAVFIGFLGSAIGAGVAILLGTGISNVLAGTVLKDLPGLQIMQFAPSSVATIILVVMFIAFLAGTLPARRAARQNPIEALRYE; translated from the coding sequence ATGAACTTCCTCGACCTCCTGCGCACCGCGGTCGCGAACACCTTCCGCTCGAAGCTGCGCACGACCCTGACGGTCATCGCGATCTTCATCGGCGCCTTCACGATCACGCTCACCTCGGCCATCGGCACGGGCGTCAGCAACTACATCGACAGCCAGGTCTCCTCGATCGGTGACGACGGCACCCTGGTCGTCACGAAGGCCGTGGACTCCACCTCGACCGACAGCGGCCCGGCGGAGTACGACCCCGAGGCGTCCGGACAGAGCGTCGACCGCGGCCCGGCATCGTTCTCGTACCTGTCGCAGTCCGACGTCGACGCGATCGAGAAGACCGACGGCATCACGAGCCTCCGCCCCGCGGTCGCCCTCGCCCCGAAGTACGCCGAGTACGGCGACCACGGCAAGTACGTCGTCTCGCTCACGGCCAACGCCGGCGAGCTCGACGCCGACCTGGCGAGCGGGAAGCAGCTCGACGACGAGACCGACGCCAACCAGGTGATGCTGCCGACCGACTACCTGAAGAACATGGGTCTCGGCAGCGCCTCCGCCGCCGTCGGCAAGGAACTCACGATCGCCGTCGATGACTACCACGGCAAGGAGCACACGCTCACCGCCACCGTCGTGGGCGTGCAGAACGAGTCGCTGTTCGGCAGCGGAGCCGGAGCGAACGCCGCACTGACCGACGCCATGCAGGCCGCGCAGGAGATCGGCAAGCCCGACTCGATCGCGACGTCCTACGCCAGCGCCACCGCGACGCTCGACTCCGACGCCTCCGTCGCCACGGTCAAGAAGTCCCTGGCCGACGACGGGTTCCTCGGGCAGACCATCCAGGACCAGCTCGGTCAGTTCCAGACCGTCATCAGCGGCATCGTCGGGGTCCTGAACGCCTTCGCCGTCATCGCCCTGGTGGCGGCGGGCTTCGGCATCATCAACACGCTGCTCATGAGCGTGCAGGAGCGCACCCGCGAGATCGGCCTGATGAAGGCCATGGGCATGGGCGGCGGCAAGGTGTACACCCTGTTCTCGCTCGAGGCGGTGTTCATCGGGTTCCTCGGCAGCGCGATCGGGGCCGGTGTCGCGATCCTGCTCGGCACGGGCATCTCGAACGTCCTCGCCGGCACGGTGCTCAAGGACCTGCCGGGCCTGCAGATCATGCAGTTCGCGCCGAGTTCGGTCGCCACGATCATCCTCGTCGTGATGTTCATCGCGTTCCTGGCGGGCACCTTGCCGGCACGACGAGCCGCACGGCAGAACCCGATCGAGGCACTCCGGTACGAGTGA
- a CDS encoding glycine betaine ABC transporter substrate-binding protein, whose translation MTRRTRSTRRTRTRVGAAAFVAGATALVLTGCGLQPATSFVPEAGAGSIQRIDDLPADAHITVTSKNFTEQLVLGKIAVLAAKAAGFDVTDETNVPGSVAVRELMTSHAADFTYEYTGTAWLTFMGHAKGIPDKTEQWTAVKQEDADNGLTWLEPAPMNNTYAFAVRNEAVKELGDVKTLSDITKLPVDQRTFCVESEFNSRADGFKPMLKKYGLELGGSGSNGVPSSNVSILDTGTVYTATDRGKCNFGEVFTTDGRIKSLGLTVLDDDKGFFPAYNVAPVIDSKTLEEYPQLEGIYDQISPKLTDAVLQELNRQVDVEGREPADVAFDWMVKEGFITKP comes from the coding sequence ATGACCCGCCGCACCCGCAGCACCCGCCGCACCCGCACCCGGGTCGGAGCCGCCGCGTTCGTCGCCGGTGCCACCGCCCTCGTCCTGACCGGCTGCGGCCTGCAGCCCGCAACCTCGTTCGTGCCCGAGGCCGGTGCCGGCTCCATCCAGCGCATCGACGACCTGCCGGCCGACGCACACATCACCGTGACGTCGAAGAACTTCACCGAGCAGCTCGTGCTCGGCAAGATCGCCGTGCTCGCCGCCAAGGCCGCCGGGTTCGACGTCACCGACGAGACGAACGTGCCCGGCAGCGTCGCGGTCCGTGAGCTCATGACCTCGCACGCGGCCGACTTCACGTACGAGTACACCGGCACCGCCTGGCTGACCTTCATGGGCCACGCGAAGGGGATCCCGGACAAGACCGAGCAGTGGACGGCGGTGAAGCAGGAGGACGCGGACAACGGGCTGACCTGGCTCGAGCCGGCGCCGATGAACAACACCTACGCCTTCGCCGTCCGCAACGAGGCCGTCAAGGAGCTCGGGGACGTCAAGACGCTCTCCGACATCACCAAGCTGCCGGTCGACCAGCGCACGTTCTGCGTGGAGTCGGAGTTCAACTCACGTGCCGACGGCTTCAAGCCGATGCTCAAGAAGTACGGTCTGGAGCTCGGCGGTTCGGGGTCGAACGGGGTGCCGAGCAGCAACGTGAGCATCCTCGACACCGGCACGGTCTACACGGCCACCGACCGCGGGAAGTGCAACTTCGGTGAGGTCTTCACCACCGACGGCCGCATCAAGTCGCTCGGGCTGACGGTGCTCGATGACGACAAGGGGTTCTTCCCGGCGTACAACGTCGCGCCCGTCATCGACTCGAAGACGCTCGAGGAGTACCCGCAGCTCGAGGGGATCTACGACCAGATCTCGCCGAAGCTCACGGACGCCGTGCTGCAGGAACTCAACCGCCAGGTCGACGTCGAGGGGCGTGAGCCGGCCGACGTCGCCTTCGACTGGATGGTCAAGGAGGGCTTCATCACGAAGCCCTGA
- a CDS encoding ABC transporter ATP-binding protein codes for MTTPVLEARDLTRTYGRGATRFDALKGVSLAVHQGESLAIVGKSGSGKSTLMHLLALLDKPSAGQVLLDGTDAATLGARQVNRTRNSTFGFVFQQFFLTPKTSVLDNVVLPLKIAGVSGAERKRRGMAALDALGLADKAKNDANDLSGGQKQRVIIARALVGEPSVIFADEPTGNLDTNTGQVVEDMLFGLQRERGITLVVVTHDEELAARCDRSVNVRDGLIVGGSDDTVEASATHGRHSA; via the coding sequence ATGACCACTCCCGTGCTCGAGGCCCGTGACCTCACCAGGACCTACGGCCGCGGTGCGACGCGGTTCGACGCGCTCAAGGGGGTGTCGCTGGCGGTGCACCAGGGCGAGAGTCTGGCGATCGTCGGCAAGTCCGGCTCCGGCAAGTCGACGCTGATGCACCTGCTCGCACTGCTCGACAAGCCGTCGGCCGGACAGGTGCTGCTCGACGGCACCGACGCGGCGACACTCGGTGCGCGGCAGGTCAACCGCACCCGGAACAGCACCTTCGGGTTCGTGTTCCAGCAGTTCTTCCTGACGCCGAAGACCTCGGTGCTCGACAACGTCGTGCTCCCGCTCAAGATCGCCGGTGTCTCCGGTGCCGAGCGGAAGCGCCGGGGGATGGCTGCGCTCGATGCGCTCGGGCTGGCCGACAAGGCGAAGAACGACGCCAACGACCTGTCCGGCGGCCAGAAGCAGCGCGTGATCATCGCCCGGGCGCTGGTCGGCGAGCCGAGCGTGATCTTCGCCGACGAGCCGACGGGCAACCTCGACACGAACACCGGACAGGTGGTCGAGGACATGCTGTTCGGGCTGCAGCGCGAGCGGGGGATCACGCTCGTCGTGGTCACGCACGACGAAGAGCTCGCCGCACGCTGCGACCGCAGCGTCAACGTCCGTGACGGCCTGATCGTCGGCGGATCCGACGACACTGTCGAGGCGTCGGCCACCCACGGAAGGCACTCCGCATGA
- a CDS encoding DinB family protein, whose protein sequence is MSDVEAIPEVHPASTSTLAASGNALLSDEGSSRSADGETAADGAAADTAVKRTLHRYLQKHRAALLAKLDGLAERQARWPVTPTGTNVLGLVKHVAGVQARYFGEVFGRPLPDQPAWLESEGGEDMYASLDETMADIVAFHHRSAAHADATIEALDLSAAGTVLWWPEGHRDVTLHRILVHMAYETARHAGHADIVREMLDGLAGDGDGNLADKSPEEWVRWREQLVDIAERAGLRDLDA, encoded by the coding sequence ATGAGCGACGTCGAAGCGATCCCCGAGGTGCACCCGGCGAGCACCAGCACGCTGGCGGCGAGCGGCAACGCCCTGCTGTCGGACGAAGGGTCCTCGCGGAGCGCCGACGGCGAGACGGCCGCGGACGGCGCGGCCGCCGACACCGCGGTGAAGCGGACGCTGCACCGGTACCTGCAGAAGCACCGTGCGGCCCTGCTGGCCAAGCTCGACGGGCTGGCGGAGCGGCAGGCCCGCTGGCCCGTGACGCCCACGGGCACGAACGTCCTCGGGCTCGTGAAGCACGTCGCCGGGGTGCAGGCCCGCTACTTCGGCGAGGTGTTCGGGCGGCCGTTGCCGGACCAGCCCGCCTGGCTCGAGTCGGAGGGTGGCGAGGACATGTACGCCTCGCTCGACGAGACCATGGCCGACATCGTGGCCTTCCACCACCGGAGTGCCGCCCACGCCGACGCCACGATCGAGGCGCTCGACCTGAGCGCCGCCGGGACCGTGCTGTGGTGGCCGGAGGGGCACCGGGACGTCACCCTGCACCGGATCCTGGTGCACATGGCGTACGAGACCGCGCGGCACGCGGGTCACGCCGACATCGTGCGCGAGATGCTCGACGGCCTGGCCGGCGACGGTGACGGCAACCTGGCCGACAAGTCGCCGGAGGAATGGGTTCGCTGGCGCGAGCAGCTCGTCGACATCGCGGAGCGAGCGGGGTTGCGCGACCTCGACGCGTAG
- a CDS encoding ABC transporter permease, which produces MFQYVVERWSQIWFASWQHFSLVVQCTVLATVIAVVLATLVYRSPRLTAFANGVSAIGLTLPSFAVIGLLIVPLGFGVLPSVVTVVFFAALPILRNAVVGLAEIPPTVVESARGIGMSRFRTLLQIELPMAWPIILSGVRVSAQMVMGIAAIAAYALGPGLGGFIFSGLSRLGGANALFSVVVGVVGVVLLALVLDLLLIGLGRLTISRGIRVQH; this is translated from the coding sequence GTGTTCCAGTACGTCGTGGAGCGATGGAGCCAGATCTGGTTCGCATCGTGGCAGCACTTCTCACTGGTCGTCCAGTGCACGGTGCTCGCCACGGTCATCGCCGTGGTGCTCGCCACACTCGTCTACCGCAGCCCGCGCTTGACCGCGTTCGCGAACGGGGTGTCGGCCATCGGTCTCACCCTGCCGTCGTTCGCCGTCATCGGCCTGCTCATCGTCCCGCTCGGCTTCGGCGTCCTGCCGTCGGTCGTGACGGTCGTCTTCTTCGCCGCGCTGCCGATCCTGCGCAACGCGGTCGTCGGCCTGGCCGAGATCCCGCCCACTGTCGTCGAGTCGGCGCGCGGCATCGGCATGAGCCGGTTCCGCACCCTGCTGCAGATCGAACTGCCGATGGCGTGGCCGATCATCCTGAGCGGCGTCCGCGTCTCCGCGCAGATGGTGATGGGCATCGCCGCCATCGCCGCGTACGCGCTCGGCCCCGGGCTCGGCGGCTTCATCTTCTCCGGGCTGTCCCGCCTCGGCGGCGCCAACGCCCTGTTCTCCGTCGTGGTCGGGGTGGTCGGTGTCGTCCTGCTCGCCCTCGTCCTCGACCTGCTCCTCATCGGCCTCGGCCGCCTGACCATCTCGAGAGGTATCCGTGTCCAGCACTGA
- a CDS encoding TetR/AcrR family transcriptional regulator yields MPDSATPSELGLRDRKRIETRTRIAEAARSLALEQGVDGTTIEQIAARADVSPRTFFNYFESKEDAVLGHTELDLEPATLEAHLAAVAGEPAAQAVVDLAFLVFGSSFGDEHERLERKAVIVRFPQLMRRQVARMTTVAEAMTGAVRTILERDPAWGPEAATPQAAEMLLGMCMTGLRSAARHEGSEPEQVRAAVVASIRETAARIAAA; encoded by the coding sequence ATGCCCGACTCCGCGACGCCGTCAGAACTCGGTCTCCGTGACCGCAAGCGCATCGAGACCCGCACCCGCATCGCCGAGGCGGCTCGGTCCCTGGCCCTCGAGCAGGGCGTCGACGGCACCACGATCGAGCAGATCGCCGCGCGGGCCGACGTCTCCCCGCGGACGTTCTTCAACTACTTCGAGAGCAAGGAGGACGCGGTCCTCGGGCACACCGAGCTCGACCTCGAGCCCGCGACCCTCGAGGCGCACCTGGCTGCCGTCGCGGGGGAGCCCGCGGCGCAGGCCGTCGTGGACCTGGCGTTCCTGGTGTTCGGGTCGTCGTTCGGCGACGAGCACGAGCGGCTCGAGCGCAAGGCCGTCATCGTGCGGTTCCCGCAGCTGATGCGTCGGCAGGTCGCGCGGATGACCACGGTCGCCGAGGCGATGACCGGCGCGGTGCGCACGATCCTCGAGCGCGACCCGGCCTGGGGGCCCGAGGCGGCGACCCCGCAGGCGGCCGAGATGCTCCTCGGCATGTGCATGACGGGGCTCCGCAGTGCCGCTCGGCACGAGGGGTCCGAACCGGAACAGGTGCGGGCCGCGGTGGTCGCGTCGATCCGTGAGACGGCTGCGCGCATCGCCGCGGCCTGA